One Mercenaria mercenaria strain notata unplaced genomic scaffold, MADL_Memer_1 contig_2107, whole genome shotgun sequence genomic region harbors:
- the LOC123528063 gene encoding sialin-like codes for MSVFEQQKIDMDTDIHYENVDGKYTCFEGTQVLDTVMIITSILQERTEDVGFCHLTSASNYTKDSIENVLSNYLKIIFDDREVSNTEHSGVKLAVYLQSFWCSSRFVLIVIGFCGLVNLYALRVTMSVAIVCMTGSETSNTSSFADGNVSESYMPEIVTYEFYLQYESRYRYQTHEWFDWDKETQGLILGSFYLGYALTLLPSGWLSGRYGGKHLFGWSMFVCAVATLFTPLAARTSVVVLIVIRVLTGLCQIKTSSKICPIYKDNMTKHLLTNTMAQQADEQEHKGNQIGLMVAFPVSGVLCVDGFDGGWPNIFYVFGSLGVVWFLAWMYLVYDSPGLHPRIFVKEREYIVEQLKSDIDISKQAGFLASLPYLGFWVISNVSAHLADFLRKRGYISTTTARKVFNSIGGKKRNILPAIVIAILGNVANDPGIAVAMLTLGMTMSGCQYGSGFKTKEQWKTVFYITAAIYTFGAIFYIIFASGELQDWARDEDDDQEINVSDKSATLEEKKMMTKK; via the exons ATGTCAGTTTTTGAACAACAGAAAATAGACATGGATACAGACATCCACTATGAAAATGTAGACGGAAAGTATACCTGCTTTGAAG GTACTCAAGTGTTAGACACTGTGATGATTATAACCTCAATTTTACAAGAGAGGACAGAGGATGTTggattttgtcat cTTACCTCAGCAAGTAATTATACTAAAGATAGTATTGAAAATGTCTTGTCAAACTACTTGAAAATCATATTTGATGACCGTGAGGTTAGCAACACAGAGCATAGCGGTGTCAAGTTAGCAGTCTATCTGC AATCGTTCTGGTGCTCAAGCCGTTTTGTACTTATCGTTATCGGCTTCTGTGGATTGGTGAATCTATACGCCTTGCGAGTAACCATGAGTGTTGCAATAGTGTGTATGACGGGATCTGAGACGAGCAATACCAGCAGTTTTGCCGATGGAAATGTTTCAGAAAGTTATATGCCAGAG ATTGTCACATACGAATTTTATTTACAATACGAGTCCAGGTACAGGTATCAAACCCATGAATGGTTTGATTGGGACAAAGAGACTCAAGGACTTATACTTGGTTCCTTTTATCTTGGATATGCGCTAACACTATTACCAAGCGGTTGGCTTTCGGGAAGATATGGCGGAAAACATTTGTTTGGCTGGAGCATGTTTGTTTGTGCTGTTGCAACATTATTCACACCATTAGCTGCGAGGACAAGTGTGGTTGTGCTTATAGTTATACGTGTTTTGACTGGACTATGTCAGATAAAAACCAGCAGCAAAATCTGC CCTATATACAAAGACAACATGACAAAGCATTTACTCACTAACACAATGGCACAACAGGCAGATGAACAAGAACATAAAG GGAATCAGATTGGTTTGATGGTAGCATTTCCTGTCAGTGGTGTCCTATGTGTCGATGGTTTCGATGGTGGTTGGCCTAACATATTCTATGTATTTG GTTCTCTTGGTGTAGTATGGTTCTTGGCTTGGATGTATCTCGTGTATGACTCGCCAGGATTACATCCCAGGATCTTTGTGAAGGAAAGGGAATATATTGTAGAACAACTTAAATCTGATATAGATATAAGTAAACAG GCGGGATTTCTTGCTTCTCTACCGTATCTTGGCTTCTGGGTCATTTCTAACGTGTCTGCTCATCTTGCCGACTTCCTTCGAAAACGAGGTTACATTTCAACTACAACAGCAAGGAAAGTCTTTAACAGCATAGGTGGGAAAAAAC GTAACATCTTACCGGCAATAGTTATTGCTATCTTGGGAAATGTTGCCAACGACCCGGGTATTGCAGTTGCCATGTTGACTCTGGGCATGACTATGTCTGGTTGCCAGTACGGCAGTGGTTTT aAAACAAAAGAGCAGTGGAAGACAGTATTCTATATTACGGCTGCAATCTACACATTTGGCGcaatattttacatcatatttgcGTCGGGTGAATTACAGGATTGGGCTCGTGATGAGGAtgatgaccaagaaattaatgtaaGCGATAAAAGTGCAACtctggaagaaaaaaaaatgatgacgaAAAAGTAA